A single window of Pontibacillus chungwhensis DNA harbors:
- a CDS encoding DUF2268 domain-containing protein: MGIVRTDEWVEELLRDYEEKRSQDLYEGQLNKIGVPVSHHFPSSSPEEVTYHLQQHGLFQPGEWRKMKRLVGDMKDRGIWETIEHEFVQLKDQWKGPDIPVYIFPITRGYEKRQVKNKNGLAIKGAVFLFLTASHKQQELRAILAHEYHHVCRMTAQGLSEETLRLEDLLVLEGTAEQAVKRIYGKEWLAPWTSVYKEKECKSYWGKYILPLLESTDHEQNMKLMYGKKHGRPPKWVGYNAAYHLVNAYCRTKGLHDLSDLFQVSAEEVIKESSFVKSQL; the protein is encoded by the coding sequence ATGGGAATTGTGAGAACAGATGAATGGGTAGAAGAGCTTTTAAGAGATTATGAGGAGAAGCGATCTCAAGATTTATATGAGGGACAGTTAAACAAGATCGGGGTGCCGGTCAGTCACCACTTCCCGTCTTCAAGTCCTGAAGAGGTTACGTACCATTTACAGCAGCATGGTTTATTTCAGCCTGGAGAATGGCGGAAGATGAAACGATTGGTAGGTGACATGAAAGACCGGGGAATATGGGAGACGATTGAGCATGAATTTGTACAGTTAAAAGATCAATGGAAGGGACCAGACATACCGGTTTATATATTTCCTATCACGCGTGGTTATGAAAAAAGGCAAGTTAAAAATAAGAATGGATTAGCGATAAAAGGAGCTGTTTTTCTTTTCCTTACTGCCTCGCATAAACAACAGGAGCTGCGGGCTATATTGGCACATGAATACCACCATGTCTGTAGAATGACCGCACAGGGTCTAAGCGAAGAAACCTTGCGCTTGGAGGATCTGTTAGTCTTAGAGGGGACCGCAGAACAAGCTGTAAAGAGGATCTATGGAAAGGAATGGCTCGCTCCTTGGACTTCAGTGTATAAGGAAAAAGAATGCAAGTCTTATTGGGGAAAGTACATTCTTCCATTATTAGAATCGACAGACCATGAACAGAACATGAAACTAATGTATGGAAAGAAACATGGTCGCCCCCCCAAATGGGTAGGGTATAATGCGGCTTATCACCTAGTGAATGCATATTGCAGGACTAAAGGTTTGCATGATCTTAGCGATCTATTTCAAGTTTCTGCTGAAGAAGTCATCAAAGAGTCCTCATTTGTTAAAAGCCAATTGTAA
- a CDS encoding YjcZ family sporulation protein, translating to MSGGYGGGYGGGFALIVVLFILLIIVGAGAFSGGYGY from the coding sequence ATGTCTGGAGGATACGGCGGAGGATATGGCGGAGGTTTCGCGCTAATCGTTGTTCTATTTATCTTGCTTATCATTGTTGGAGCAGGAGCATTCAGCGGTGGCTACGGCTACTAA
- a CDS encoding phospholipase has protein sequence MPIKFCLFPGYKYCGPGCKGPGAPVNAVDAACKAHDDCYDRGGAPCECDQQFMRRLSALQNPYTQEGRHARMMYNYMRLQTFFTCKR, from the coding sequence ATGCCAATAAAGTTTTGTTTATTCCCTGGTTATAAATACTGCGGTCCAGGATGCAAAGGGCCTGGTGCCCCCGTAAATGCTGTTGATGCGGCTTGTAAGGCTCATGACGATTGTTATGATCGCGGCGGTGCCCCTTGCGAATGTGATCAACAGTTCATGAGACGGTTATCTGCGTTACAGAACCCCTATACTCAAGAAGGACGTCACGCAAGGATGATGTATAATTACATGCGACTTCAAACTTTTTTCACGTGCAAAAGATGA
- a CDS encoding HAD hydrolase-like protein: MNPAVIFDMDGTLFQTDLILEPALEETFNQLREENLWDSETPLESYRSIMGVSLPEVWRTLLPNHTEEEREAANESFQKYLVEVIHRNKGALYPHTKDVLQALTEQSFSVFIASNGEEKYLHTIVQHFGLEKFIEDIYSIQSINGGNKGDLIRKLMIDHNISRGMVVGDRRSDIKAAKSNGLTAVGCKFDFSQEGELDGADLVIEDLSRVTDVASSHLLHVKKV; this comes from the coding sequence ATGAATCCGGCTGTTATTTTCGATATGGATGGTACGCTTTTTCAAACAGATCTTATACTTGAACCTGCTTTAGAGGAAACGTTTAATCAATTGAGAGAAGAAAATCTTTGGGATTCTGAAACACCACTAGAAAGCTATCGATCTATTATGGGGGTCTCACTTCCTGAAGTATGGAGAACGTTGTTGCCTAACCATACTGAAGAGGAACGTGAAGCTGCTAATGAGTCATTCCAAAAATATCTAGTTGAAGTCATCCATAGAAACAAAGGGGCATTATACCCACATACCAAAGATGTCCTGCAAGCCCTTACGGAGCAATCCTTTTCTGTGTTTATTGCAAGTAATGGAGAAGAGAAGTACTTACATACAATCGTTCAACATTTTGGACTAGAGAAATTTATTGAGGATATTTATAGTATTCAATCTATAAATGGAGGAAACAAAGGGGACCTTATTCGTAAGCTCATGATAGACCATAACATTTCCCGGGGAATGGTAGTAGGGGATCGTAGGTCTGACATCAAAGCTGCCAAATCCAATGGCCTCACTGCAGTAGGTTGTAAGTTTGATTTCTCGCAGGAAGGGGAGTTGGATGGAGCGGATCTGGTGATAGAAGATTTGAGTCGTGTGACGGACGTGGCGTCCTCTCATCTTTTGCACGTGAAAAAAGTTTGA
- a CDS encoding DMT family transporter: protein MQGIILSVIAGVFISLQTVFNSRVSERFGLWATTTLVFVVGLVVAIPVFLLVGEGSLFHLEKVNLLYMTGGLFGVGIVYSIMRGIRALGPAYAVSIVLVAQLLLALIIDTFGLFGSEVIPFSISKLVGLCVMVVGIVVFKMK, encoded by the coding sequence ATGCAAGGCATCATTCTTTCCGTCATTGCCGGCGTATTTATTAGTTTACAAACAGTATTCAATTCAAGAGTCAGTGAGAGGTTCGGTTTATGGGCTACAACGACCTTAGTGTTTGTTGTAGGACTTGTAGTCGCGATCCCTGTCTTTCTACTAGTGGGAGAAGGTTCACTCTTTCACCTTGAAAAGGTTAATCTCCTTTATATGACAGGCGGACTCTTCGGAGTGGGCATCGTATATAGCATAATGAGGGGAATACGAGCCCTTGGTCCCGCCTATGCGGTTTCCATTGTCCTCGTGGCACAACTATTATTGGCGCTCATTATTGATACCTTTGGCCTCTTCGGAAGTGAGGTCATTCCATTTAGTATCTCGAAATTAGTGGGGTTATGTGTAATGGTAGTAGGTATTGTTGTTTTCAAGATGAAATGA
- a CDS encoding Crp/Fnr family transcriptional regulator, with protein MKQVIDRFKIRALLDQHELQHTFPESLQERIRLYQFEKGERICTEGEELTQMYFLVKGKLKIFTVSAEGNSRLLRFKNPLDIVGDVEYLKRNRVFNTVEAVTDGSVLGISYDDITRLAYDYPPFLQFLLHEVTHKFYTESNASTLNHLNSVETRLASYFLSTATTEKSTLFYQEMKTTNLKDIADLIGTSYRHLNRVIKDLCEQGILEKTGKRIYIKDHDLLRERAHGNIYE; from the coding sequence ATGAAACAAGTAATCGATCGTTTTAAAATTCGGGCTTTGCTAGATCAACATGAATTGCAACATACTTTTCCGGAATCCTTACAAGAACGCATTCGCTTATATCAGTTTGAAAAGGGAGAAAGGATTTGTACCGAAGGGGAAGAGCTTACCCAGATGTACTTTCTTGTAAAAGGAAAGTTGAAGATTTTTACCGTTTCCGCTGAAGGGAATTCTCGGTTGCTAAGGTTTAAGAATCCTTTAGATATTGTTGGCGATGTAGAATACCTTAAGAGAAATCGTGTGTTTAACACAGTCGAAGCGGTTACAGATGGCTCCGTGCTAGGGATTTCTTATGATGATATTACTCGACTGGCTTATGATTACCCGCCATTCCTTCAATTCCTTCTTCATGAAGTAACACACAAGTTCTATACGGAATCTAATGCTTCGACTCTGAACCATTTAAATTCCGTTGAAACGCGTTTAGCTAGTTATTTTCTCTCGACTGCTACAACCGAAAAGAGTACGTTATTCTATCAGGAAATGAAGACCACCAATTTAAAGGATATCGCTGACCTTATCGGAACGAGCTACAGGCATTTAAACCGTGTCATTAAAGACTTGTGTGAGCAAGGAATTCTTGAAAAGACAGGGAAGCGTATTTACATAAAAGACCATGACTTGCTGCGGGAGCGAGCTCACGGAAACATCTACGAATAG
- a CDS encoding DMT family transporter, whose amino-acid sequence MKVQGILFSLIAGLFITIQGVFNARLGETIGVWHTTVIVHTVGLLLSGTIFLFVKDGHVKQIRDVQPMYLLGGAFGVLIVFGELMGISLLGASFAVSLLLVSQLMFAFLIDSKGLFGMQKIHFSGNRIAGIAIMVLGIIIFKL is encoded by the coding sequence ATGAAAGTGCAAGGAATTTTATTCTCGTTAATCGCTGGGCTTTTTATTACGATTCAAGGGGTGTTTAACGCTCGCCTTGGAGAAACAATTGGAGTTTGGCATACAACGGTTATTGTACATACAGTAGGTTTACTGCTCTCTGGCACGATCTTCTTGTTTGTGAAAGATGGTCATGTGAAACAAATTAGAGATGTGCAACCCATGTATTTATTAGGGGGAGCATTTGGGGTTTTAATTGTCTTTGGAGAGCTAATGGGGATCTCTTTACTTGGAGCAAGCTTTGCTGTTTCTCTTTTGTTAGTCTCTCAGCTAATGTTTGCTTTTTTAATTGATTCAAAAGGGTTGTTCGGAATGCAGAAAATCCACTTTAGCGGTAACCGTATAGCTGGAATTGCTATTATGGTTCTGGGTATTATTATCTTTAAATTATAG
- a CDS encoding reverse transcriptase-like protein, with translation MKVHIEVIYKTSKGAEAVFTSESLQGAHALLIAEDFERTGRVKSIKFVDMYEQEWGLKKLKEYMKEYETEPHNITVYFDGGFDLGTKMAGLGCVVYYEQNGKSYRLRKNAKVEELESNNEAEYAALHLALQEVEALGVHHMPITIIGDSRVVIHQLLDEWPCYEESLSSWADRIEEKLKSLNIQPEYKAVSRKKNQEPDRLATQALKGVEVSSTIET, from the coding sequence ATGAAGGTACATATAGAAGTTATATATAAAACGTCAAAAGGAGCAGAGGCCGTATTTACTTCAGAATCTCTTCAAGGCGCTCATGCGCTCTTAATCGCAGAGGACTTTGAACGGACCGGTCGTGTGAAATCCATTAAGTTTGTGGATATGTACGAGCAGGAATGGGGCCTGAAGAAATTAAAAGAATATATGAAGGAATACGAAACAGAACCGCATAATATTACGGTTTATTTCGACGGTGGCTTTGATCTTGGAACGAAGATGGCAGGTCTTGGATGTGTGGTTTATTATGAACAGAATGGAAAGTCTTATCGTTTAAGAAAGAATGCGAAAGTAGAAGAATTAGAGTCCAACAACGAAGCGGAATATGCTGCTCTCCATTTAGCTCTACAAGAAGTGGAAGCGCTTGGTGTTCACCATATGCCTATTACGATAATAGGAGACTCACGCGTGGTGATCCATCAACTTCTTGATGAATGGCCTTGTTATGAAGAGTCCTTATCAAGCTGGGCTGATCGAATTGAAGAGAAGTTGAAAAGCTTGAATATACAACCGGAATATAAAGCGGTCTCTCGTAAGAAAAATCAAGAACCTGACCGACTGGCCACACAAGCATTAAAAGGCGTGGAAGTCTCCAGTACAATTGAAACATAA
- a CDS encoding SDR family NAD(P)-dependent oxidoreductase produces MPDLKKQVIIVTGANRGQGKAIAEHLTSCGATTIVAARKLEEAERTATEIGPLAYPVQLDVASEEQWASAIGIVVEKFGRIDGLVNNAGVLVRKPFIEMSMKDYQQMIEVNQLGVFLGMQAVIPQMEKQQKGSIVNNVSISAFAPIQKSSAYAATKAAVVAMSKSAAIELGPKGIRVNMVHPGGIETEMATEGQGIPSFYNSVPLGRIGQPNEIAKTVAFLISDESSYCTGAEIVVDGGMTLGTADQ; encoded by the coding sequence ATGCCAGATTTAAAAAAACAAGTTATCATCGTTACAGGAGCCAACAGAGGTCAGGGAAAAGCGATTGCCGAACATCTTACTTCTTGCGGAGCTACTACAATTGTGGCTGCCAGAAAACTTGAAGAAGCAGAGCGAACAGCAACAGAAATTGGTCCTTTAGCTTATCCAGTCCAATTAGATGTTGCCTCAGAAGAACAGTGGGCCTCTGCTATTGGAATTGTTGTTGAAAAGTTTGGCCGAATAGACGGCCTTGTCAACAACGCAGGGGTCCTGGTCCGAAAGCCTTTTATAGAAATGAGCATGAAAGATTACCAACAAATGATTGAAGTGAATCAGTTAGGTGTATTCCTCGGAATGCAAGCGGTTATTCCACAAATGGAAAAGCAACAAAAAGGATCCATCGTTAATAATGTATCCATATCCGCTTTTGCCCCCATTCAAAAATCCTCTGCCTATGCTGCAACAAAGGCGGCTGTTGTAGCCATGTCGAAATCAGCTGCAATTGAACTAGGTCCAAAAGGAATCCGAGTCAATATGGTGCATCCGGGAGGTATAGAAACGGAGATGGCAACAGAAGGACAAGGAATCCCAAGCTTTTATAATTCAGTGCCACTCGGTAGAATCGGACAACCAAACGAAATCGCCAAAACGGTAGCTTTTCTCATTTCTGATGAGAGCTCTTACTGCACAGGGGCAGAAATTGTGGTCGACGGGGGCATGACTTTAGGGACGGCAGATCAATAG
- a CDS encoding efflux RND transporter permease subunit: MKKIINFSMNNKFAVWLMTIILTVAGLYSGLNMKLETIPDIDPPIITVTTVYPGATPAEVADEITEPIEQQVQNLSGVKTVSSSSFQNASNLQLEYSYSKDLDEAEDELQEAVSSVALPDAAQESDVSRINFNAFPVISMSVLNGDGSLEELTTTVEDQIVPELEGLEGVASVQVSGQQVKEVQMSFNEEALAERGMDKETVQNLIKGSNVTFPLGLYNFDDTQKSVVMDGNIATLEDLKQLQIPMIPSQSQGAPSQAAQQAPGSQQPQGTAQGQAQGNAQTQGSAQAQAQGIPTVELQEIADLEIVGQAESISRTNGEDSISIQIVKSQEANTVDVVNAVKDRAADFEEDLDGVEFVYSFDQGEPIEESVSTMLNKALFGGLFAIIVILLFLRNFRTTLISVVSIPLSLLIAILILNQMGITLNIMTLGAMTVAIGRVVDDSIVVVENIYRRMSLQDEKLEGKELVRAATQEMFMPILSSTIVTIAVFLPLGLVQGVVGQVFLPFALTVVFALLASLVVAITIVPMMSHSLLNKKQAMKSHHEGPGKLANAYRSVLDSVLNHKIITSIVAIGILVGSIALVPLVGTSFLPSEGEKMVMPTYSPAPGQTIEDVEEIAQDAHEYFDGREGVKTIQYSVGGENPMNPGASNQAAFFVEYDEDTENFDEEKQKVIDDLKAMTEKGEWASQDFSATGSSNEIQVQVFGETMDDIKPYVDEVKTILNDQEDLRDADSSLSESYEEYTLVANQKKLSQLGLTAGQIGMELSPNRERPKVTTIQEDGEELQVYLEVKKDQYNNIDELTDKEIQTPLGQSVPLSELVEVKEGTTEDTITRQNSKVYASVSAKSTTDDIGTVSADVQKELDEIDHPASIDLKIGGVTEDINESFSQLGIAMLAAIAIVYVVLVIFFGGALAPFAILFSLPFTIIGAVLGLLVSGETLSISAMIGALMLIGIVVTNGIVLIDRVIQREKEGISTREALLDAGATRLRPILMTALATIGALLPLALGFEGGSIISKGLGITVIGGLASSTLLTLLIVPVVYEMLSKIGRKKKKA, translated from the coding sequence TTGAAGAAAATTATTAATTTCTCGATGAACAATAAGTTTGCTGTATGGTTGATGACCATTATTTTGACCGTAGCAGGCTTGTATTCGGGATTAAACATGAAATTAGAAACGATACCAGATATTGATCCTCCCATTATTACGGTGACAACCGTTTATCCAGGAGCCACTCCTGCGGAGGTAGCTGATGAGATAACAGAACCTATTGAACAGCAGGTGCAGAATTTAAGTGGAGTGAAGACCGTTAGCTCAAGTTCATTCCAGAATGCATCAAACTTACAATTAGAATATAGCTACAGTAAAGACTTAGATGAGGCTGAAGATGAACTCCAAGAAGCGGTGAGTTCAGTAGCACTACCTGATGCCGCACAAGAATCAGATGTCTCACGTATTAATTTCAATGCATTTCCAGTAATAAGCATGAGTGTTTTAAATGGGGATGGTAGTTTAGAAGAACTTACCACCACAGTTGAAGATCAAATTGTTCCTGAGCTTGAAGGGCTAGAAGGTGTGGCTTCTGTTCAAGTATCCGGTCAACAAGTGAAAGAAGTTCAAATGAGTTTCAATGAAGAAGCGCTCGCCGAGCGTGGAATGGATAAGGAAACCGTTCAGAATCTAATCAAAGGGTCAAACGTAACGTTCCCATTAGGTTTATACAACTTCGATGATACTCAGAAATCAGTAGTGATGGACGGAAACATTGCAACGCTTGAAGATCTAAAGCAATTACAAATCCCAATGATTCCATCCCAATCCCAAGGTGCACCATCTCAAGCCGCACAACAAGCACCAGGAAGCCAGCAACCTCAGGGAACTGCGCAAGGGCAAGCACAAGGGAACGCCCAAACTCAAGGGAGTGCCCAAGCTCAAGCTCAGGGAATTCCGACAGTTGAGTTGCAAGAAATTGCGGATTTAGAGATTGTAGGGCAAGCTGAATCGATCTCTCGCACAAATGGAGAAGATTCCATATCGATTCAAATCGTAAAATCTCAAGAAGCAAACACAGTTGATGTTGTAAATGCAGTAAAAGACCGAGCAGCTGATTTTGAAGAAGATCTTGATGGCGTAGAATTTGTGTACTCCTTTGATCAGGGAGAACCTATCGAGGAATCAGTAAGTACAATGTTGAATAAAGCGCTATTTGGTGGATTATTTGCGATTATCGTGATTCTGTTGTTCTTACGTAACTTTAGAACAACGCTCATTTCAGTCGTATCCATTCCATTATCTCTATTAATCGCTATTTTGATCCTAAATCAAATGGGTATTACATTAAACATTATGACACTCGGAGCTATGACCGTAGCCATAGGACGTGTCGTGGATGACTCCATTGTTGTAGTGGAGAATATATACAGACGAATGTCCTTGCAAGATGAGAAGCTTGAAGGAAAAGAATTGGTTCGTGCTGCCACACAAGAGATGTTTATGCCGATTCTATCTTCTACTATTGTAACTATTGCAGTATTCCTTCCGCTTGGCTTAGTGCAAGGAGTGGTTGGTCAAGTATTCTTACCATTTGCCCTAACGGTTGTATTTGCATTATTGGCCTCTCTTGTAGTAGCGATTACGATCGTACCAATGATGTCTCATTCGTTACTCAATAAGAAACAAGCGATGAAGAGTCATCATGAAGGTCCTGGTAAACTAGCCAACGCATACCGTTCTGTATTGGATAGCGTTCTAAATCATAAGATTATCACATCGATCGTGGCAATCGGGATTTTAGTTGGAAGTATTGCTCTTGTCCCTCTTGTAGGAACGAGTTTCTTGCCATCTGAAGGTGAGAAAATGGTCATGCCAACATACAGCCCAGCACCAGGGCAAACGATTGAAGATGTAGAAGAAATCGCTCAAGACGCACATGAATATTTTGACGGTCGTGAAGGGGTTAAGACGATCCAATATTCAGTAGGTGGCGAAAATCCGATGAATCCTGGAGCAAGTAACCAGGCGGCATTCTTTGTTGAATATGACGAAGATACGGAGAACTTCGACGAAGAGAAGCAAAAGGTTATTGATGACTTGAAAGCCATGACAGAAAAAGGTGAATGGGCAAGTCAGGACTTCTCTGCCACTGGATCAAGCAATGAGATTCAGGTTCAGGTCTTTGGAGAGACCATGGATGACATTAAACCATATGTAGATGAAGTGAAGACGATCTTGAACGATCAAGAAGATTTACGTGATGCTGATTCCAGTCTTTCTGAGTCTTATGAAGAGTACACGCTCGTTGCCAACCAGAAGAAGTTAAGTCAGCTAGGTTTAACAGCAGGTCAGATCGGTATGGAGCTAAGTCCGAACCGTGAACGCCCGAAAGTTACAACGATTCAAGAAGACGGAGAAGAGCTTCAAGTGTACCTTGAGGTGAAGAAAGACCAATATAATAATATTGATGAATTAACGGATAAAGAAATTCAGACTCCACTTGGTCAATCCGTTCCATTGAGTGAACTTGTTGAGGTGAAAGAAGGTACTACAGAAGATACCATTACGCGTCAGAATAGCAAGGTATATGCAAGTGTAAGTGCCAAATCCACGACAGACGATATCGGTACAGTATCTGCCGATGTTCAAAAAGAACTGGATGAAATCGATCACCCTGCTTCCATTGATCTGAAGATTGGCGGAGTAACAGAAGATATTAATGAATCATTTAGTCAGCTTGGTATTGCTATGCTAGCAGCTATTGCAATCGTTTATGTGGTTCTTGTCATCTTCTTTGGCGGAGCTTTAGCACCATTCGCCATTCTATTCTCCTTACCATTTACGATCATCGGTGCCGTACTTGGATTATTAGTAAGTGGAGAAACGCTTAGTATTTCTGCTATGATTGGTGCGCTTATGTTAATCGGTATTGTTGTTACAAACGGTATTGTATTAATTGACCGCGTGATTCAGCGTGAGAAAGAAGGAATTTCTACGCGTGAAGCTTTATTAGATGCTGGTGCAACACGACTTCGTCCAATTCTAATGACAGCCCTGGCTACAATTGGTGCACTATTGCCATTAGCACTAGGCTTTGAAGGTGGTTCTATCATTAGTAAAGGACTTGGTATTACGGTTATCGGAGGATTAGCAAGCTCCACGCTTCTAACACTTCTAATCGTACCAGTTGTTTATGAAATGCTTAGTAAAATCGGACGTAAGAAAAAGAAAGCGTAA
- a CDS encoding TetR/AcrR family transcriptional regulator has product MDQKKVNIIENAITLFAQKGFSSTSVQEIVKASQISKGAFYLHFNSKDELLHELFEYYWRRMQTRINEVSSKPLDPKEKFTDQLKVTIEEIATHRDFIIMQVREQAIPFNETIEHFIRRMRYHSILFYRNHLLGIYGQGIEPYVWEASVMVQGLLKSYMDLIIVDNVEFDYYLLAQSITNRVDSLIEGYANKNDPPVITENVIQQLTPSTYNMHNLDDLLEQLELIALSDPEPAIKETIDVLIQELKSPSPRKVIITGMAHHLEKYERYTDLASLLRAYFM; this is encoded by the coding sequence ATGGATCAAAAGAAAGTAAACATTATCGAGAACGCCATCACTTTATTTGCCCAAAAGGGCTTTAGCTCAACCTCTGTCCAGGAAATAGTTAAAGCAAGTCAGATCTCTAAAGGAGCTTTCTATCTCCATTTCAATTCCAAGGATGAGCTTCTCCATGAACTATTTGAATATTATTGGCGTCGCATGCAAACCCGTATAAATGAAGTATCATCAAAGCCTTTGGATCCTAAAGAAAAGTTTACAGATCAACTTAAGGTAACAATAGAAGAAATCGCTACACATCGGGATTTCATCATTATGCAAGTCAGAGAACAAGCCATTCCCTTTAATGAGACGATTGAACATTTCATCCGACGAATGCGCTATCATTCTATCCTTTTTTATAGAAATCATTTACTCGGCATTTATGGCCAGGGAATTGAACCTTATGTATGGGAAGCAAGCGTCATGGTACAAGGCCTTTTAAAAAGCTATATGGATTTAATCATTGTCGACAATGTGGAATTTGATTATTACTTATTAGCTCAATCGATTACCAATAGAGTTGATTCACTAATAGAAGGGTATGCGAATAAAAATGACCCACCAGTCATTACAGAAAACGTCATTCAACAATTGACACCTTCCACCTATAATATGCATAACTTAGACGATCTTTTGGAGCAATTAGAACTGATCGCTTTAAGTGACCCTGAACCAGCCATCAAAGAAACCATTGATGTTTTAATACAAGAATTAAAATCTCCATCTCCAAGAAAAGTCATCATTACAGGAATGGCTCACCATTTAGAAAAATATGAACGATACACAGACCTGGCTTCCTTGCTCAGGGCTTACTTTATGTAG
- a CDS encoding DUF3951 domain-containing protein: MDYLFYSSSLFTLLFALLIGIVVYKVMIKKERPSNYYTPFDHIAGQSIDEFHEERQEDEQEEEEDEGDDKDR; encoded by the coding sequence ATGGATTACTTATTCTATTCATCAAGCTTATTTACACTACTCTTTGCCCTCTTAATCGGTATTGTAGTTTATAAGGTCATGATCAAAAAAGAACGCCCTAGTAACTACTATACTCCCTTTGATCACATTGCAGGACAATCGATTGACGAGTTTCATGAAGAACGTCAAGAGGATGAACAGGAAGAGGAAGAAGATGAGGGAGACGATAAAGATCGTTAA
- a CDS encoding poly-gamma-glutamate hydrolase family protein — protein MKSKLFVLVMASVFMGVWIGGTVFGEGAVVTEDEVMCESCWSFSYIDQGSEVFINGKEEGKFLPVSTLLARDAAGKMYNYYNLSDVTESATQIETEATVSRPVSEVISILGKQGDEVETTLKGNNQRLLALLRTHLERNGFTANVVVDSEMGQEVSITYTKGQARGFFTEADLTSLSSVTAHDASDQFQIYGKAIQDALNEYTTRKSVWLWDSKAISERADETIQFLSSHHINHVYLHYNPLVEDYYPYFISSLSQKGITVHALMGAPHWGLEENIPEGKHRMDRVMAYNAEVAEGERFKGIHFDIEPHVLDEWDTNREGVITQWSKASETYVQYAKDNGFIVGSDLPFWTDGPSVAPYDPEFYQDMIDRQDYVTVMAYRNTALGSNSITSLSQNEVLYANSAKVEVGIELQPHYLDYVSFDDKSYEEMEYELAEVRRYFKELDADGFMGTIYHSYTQWKGLEAR, from the coding sequence ATGAAGAGTAAGCTGTTCGTGTTAGTTATGGCTAGTGTGTTTATGGGAGTATGGATCGGAGGTACGGTTTTTGGTGAAGGGGCCGTAGTGACAGAAGATGAAGTTATGTGTGAAAGCTGTTGGTCCTTCTCTTATATCGATCAAGGATCGGAAGTATTTATTAATGGTAAAGAGGAAGGAAAGTTTTTGCCTGTGTCGACACTTCTAGCACGAGATGCTGCAGGGAAGATGTATAACTATTACAACCTATCGGATGTAACCGAATCAGCCACACAAATTGAAACAGAGGCGACCGTTAGCCGTCCAGTTAGTGAGGTCATCTCCATTCTTGGTAAACAAGGTGATGAGGTAGAGACAACATTAAAAGGAAATAATCAACGATTATTAGCTCTATTAAGAACCCATTTAGAACGCAATGGGTTCACAGCTAACGTAGTGGTAGATTCTGAAATGGGACAAGAAGTATCAATTACCTATACAAAGGGGCAAGCACGGGGATTTTTTACAGAGGCTGACTTAACCTCTTTATCTTCAGTTACGGCGCATGATGCTTCAGATCAGTTTCAGATCTACGGGAAAGCTATCCAAGATGCCTTGAACGAATATACTACACGTAAAAGTGTATGGCTTTGGGATAGTAAGGCGATCTCTGAGCGAGCGGATGAAACGATTCAATTTCTATCAAGTCACCATATAAATCATGTGTATCTTCACTACAATCCTTTAGTGGAAGATTACTATCCTTACTTTATTTCTTCTTTGAGTCAAAAAGGGATTACAGTCCATGCGTTAATGGGAGCACCTCACTGGGGTTTAGAAGAGAATATACCTGAAGGGAAACATAGGATGGACCGCGTGATGGCCTATAATGCAGAAGTTGCAGAGGGGGAAAGGTTTAAAGGGATTCACTTCGATATTGAACCTCATGTTCTAGATGAATGGGATACGAACCGCGAGGGCGTTATCACTCAGTGGTCAAAGGCATCCGAAACCTATGTTCAATACGCAAAGGACAACGGTTTTATTGTCGGAAGCGATTTGCCATTCTGGACGGATGGCCCTAGTGTAGCACCTTATGACCCAGAGTTTTATCAAGATATGATCGATCGCCAGGATTACGTAACAGTTATGGCTTACCGGAATACAGCTCTTGGTTCGAATAGTATAACCTCGTTATCACAAAATGAAGTGCTATATGCCAATTCTGCTAAAGTAGAGGTCGGGATCGAATTACAACCTCATTATTTAGATTATGTCAGTTTTGACGATAAGAGTTATGAAGAAATGGAATATGAGCTAGCGGAAGTAAGACGATACTTTAAGGAATTAGATGCCGATGGATTTATGGGGACAATCTATCATAGTTACACCCAATGGAAAGGGCTAGAAGCGAGGTGA